The stretch of DNA ttggtttttttgtctttgtttttgcagTGATGGACACCTGATACCCTGCTGCCTTTGCTTGGAAACTGAGTTTTGCTGTACTGATTTAACCACCCGCAATGTTTGCTGATGCTATCATGACAAAAAGAATGCTGATTCTGTCCCTGTTGACCCCTGTGTGAAACTGCTTTTCATATACTGTGCATTCTTTGACCTTCCATAAAGATGTCTGAACCTGACTCTTCATCTGTATTCTCGGGGAGTATGGAGAATGGAACTTTCCTCGAGCTATTTCCCACATCCCTGTCCACATCGGTGGACCCGTCCTCAGGCCACCTGTCAAATGTCTACATCTATGTGTCCATATTCCTCAGCCTGTTAGCCTTCCTGCTTCTACTTTTAATCATTGCCCTCCAGAGGCTCAAAAATATCATCTCCTCCAGTTCCTCCTACCCGGAGTATCCAAGCGACGCTGGAAGTTCTTTCACCAACTTGGAAGTCTGCAGTATTTCCTCGCAAAGGTCCACTTTTTCAAACCTTTCCTCCTGAAGAAAATGTAAGAATCCTTCAATGCTGCGGCCCTCGGGGAGTTTTCCCTCGGGAAGTGTCGCATGAAGTACGTGCCTCAGGAAAGAAACGCCCATTTTGTTCTCTTCCACTGATTAGACCCAgttctccttctccttcagcCCTGATTTCTTTTCCTGTTCATGATGCTTTTCATCATGTCGGAGTTGATGCTGACAGAAATGCATGCAAGGTGCAGAATTTCACCCAGACTGCTTGGTGAATCTGGGGCTGGCTTCTTCTCAGTGGGTCAGGCCACCCTCTTGGACACCTGAGGCAGAACTCACCTGAGGCGGCCTAGCAGAGGATGCTGGATCAGGGCTCTGCACTTGGCTTCTCTTACAACACTGTAAAATCAATGGACTCAGCAGAAACTGGCTAAGTGAAGTCTGAGCAATGTGAAAGATATTATccatatttaaaagataaagtggaaacaccagtttaaaaaaaagactcaatttAGATTTCATGTATAACATCTCTAAAACCGgggacaaaaatattttaaatgttttctaaatcaCATTTATTGATGAATTAAGTCATATGTGGAAAAGTTCTGGAAGACTTTAACTTTTAATAGCAAGACAAATATGTGTTATAATGCCATTTGTAATGTATTTCTGCCTCTTGGGTTTTTACCTACTTATGTTATAGTCATAATGCCCCTAACATGGTGGAATTCTTTGTGATAATTGCTGTTGCTATTACTAAGAGAAGCGTCAGAACAGACACCaggatgtttattttatatctgtaaTTCCCATCAATGGAATCACACATATGGAAAATACTACTTTAGTTGTATTTTGTACAGTAATAACTCCTCACAGTTGTATATGTTCCTTTATTCAGTTTCACAGTCTTTATAAGTTTAGTGCAGAATTATAGTAAGACTCCAAGATGTCAGATGTTTGTTCACTCACATTAGGTTGCAAAACTTAGAAGACTCGATAGCTAATGTCCATGTTATTATATACTCCATGCACGTTACAGGTCTCTGATAACTTGTTGTTGTGTGTTAACATAATACTCTACATTAGGATTCCAGGATGTGgatttatgtttaaaattgtaAACACTCACGTTGGGTAGCTGCTGGGAGCTTAGTGATCCTGGGGCTGCCATACTGTGGTCAGCCGAGCACACCTGAACTCAGGCTTTGTCCATGAAATGAGCCACACACCTGAACATAGACATGGAATATGGAGGGAATCAACTGCCCCTAAAAACCTAACAAAGCAAGCAAACTGTGGCTTCTTAAGAgtaagaattttaatttaatttttaaaataaatggtccACGGTGTAAACACTGAATGTATTCAGCCTACAAAGCCCACTGCATCTGCATGTCCCTGTCTGCCCATGGCAACTGGATCCTTCTTGTCCAAAACATTTACTAATCTTAAGTGGTGGGCCTTCAACCCACCCTTTGGTTTGGTTGTGTGGCATCTCCATCCAGAACTGGGATGGGATAAAGAATCCGCCATTTTCACAGGGTCTATCTTTGTCATTCTAAAATGCTGAGAGAAATGCGGATCGGTAAGTGAAGatcagaaggctttttttttttttaaatccataagcCTCACTTAAATCAGACCACATTGAAAGGTTTATATATATCAAAAATGTCCTCAAACACCATAAGACCTGCACAGAGTTGCTGCCCTAAAATGTATAATTAGTGAAAATTTTGCCTTTGCTGTCATTTAAAGCATGGCAGTGTGTTAGAATGTTATGTAGTATAAATGCTGGACCAGAAAAACTCTGCTATTTTAGACCATTATAgcattctgtgtgtgtatatgtgtgtgtgtgtgtgtgtgtgtgtgtgtgtgtttgtgtgtctgtacaCAACACATTCtcagaatatataatatatatatattcacacactcCCAATTAAGAGTTGTGTGAAAGCTGCACAGGATTACAGAGGCATCTATATTATCACTTTTGCTCTTTGATTAATCTTGTGCTATTTTGGTTACCAAGGAAGAAAGGACTTGGatgaactgattttaaaaaataaaggagcaaATTTGCCACACAACAGTACAATCTTAGTATGATCTGTTCTAAGGGGTAACTTTATACTCTTTCCTTCTGGAAGAGATCTAAAGGCTTCTAAAAGtaaaactaacattttttttaaatttgcagtcacacacacccctccccctccccctgccatgaTGTTTCTAGCTCTCAAGGTTAACTAGAGTGATTGGAAGCAACATTCAAAGCTGTAAAACAGGATTTGTCATGCCCAGCTTGTCAGGATAACAGATTGTACAACTTGAGATGAATTTGTGTTACGAAGTTCAGAAAGGTTGGAAGACtggtttataaataaagaaatcaagCCCACTGAAAGCCTGGCTCTTCTCTTATTGTTTGTTCTCAGTGAGGTCGTCCACAAGCTTCTCTCCTAGGGAGGCTTTTCCTTCACGTCCTCTCTGAAGCAGGGTCAATAACTAGTGGCCCAAATGTcagcctctccccacctctgaAGGGTCCCCTCCCTCTGGGGCAGTGAGACCCACACTTCCCTGATCAGAAGAATCACCTGGATGCTTGGGAAATATTCAGGTTCCGGGGCCACAGTCCAGAACTCAGGAGTGGAGCCAGGGAAGTGGTATTTTTAACAAGGATGCTGGGTGATGCTCATGGTCAGTAGGACACACTGTGGCAGAGAAAGGGTCGCATATATTGCTCAAGCGTATTTGTGGAGGACAGGGAGGTCTTACCTCTGGACCGCTGCCTAAGTAACTGCTGTCTCTCCAAGCAAAGTGTCCCCTCACCCCTCACACGGCTCACAGCCCTGCCCACTGTGGGGGTGCGGGGCTGAACTCCAGGCCACCTTCCTAGGTGGAAAGTGGCTGCCATCACACTGGGCTCCATGGAAGAGGGACCTAAGGAAAGTCACAGCCCTTCTTCCCCACAGCACCTCTTTCACAAGATCATGTGCCTATAACAGCCTAGGTTAGAGGACTGGGGGGTCACTGATGAGGTTTatcaaatgagagaaaatgttttaCACAGTATCCAAACTAGACTATCTCCACGATGCAAAGGAAAACAACAGCACATGAATGAACAGCGAATGAAAAGGAAACGTTCTCCAATAAAAACCCCAGTGTCTAGACTTGCTGCCTGAGGTCTGCCTCTCCCCACTGAAGAGGCTCCCACTTCAGACCAATGCCAGGTCCCCCTGTCCTTTAGGAGGCCCTCTAAGATCCATCCTACTTGGTACAACACACAGAACCCAAGCCTCAGCACTGCACTTCCCAGAACTTGAGTTACTCAGAACAGGGTGTGCGGGGAGGCGGTAGTTCCCATGGGTGATTGGTGGGAGGCTGAAGCGGAAGAGTCCAAGGGGAGCTCTGGGGCTCCCAGGCCAGCTCCCTTCAGTCTATTCCCCTGAGAGGGCAACTATGCTCTTTCTTCCTGGTCACCAGTGGGGAGCTCTCAGAATcccacatgtgtgtgtgtgtgtgtgtgtgtgtgtgtgtgtggtgtgtgtagcaTACACTCtcgcacacacacaaacctccCAGGAACAAACAATTCTCAGTGTTCAAAGACAACACAGTTTACACAGTCCACTGACTTCACTATAACCCTGCCCTCAACAGTGAGCAGAGCACATGA from Phocoena phocoena chromosome 18, mPhoPho1.1, whole genome shotgun sequence encodes:
- the SERTM1 gene encoding serine-rich and transmembrane domain-containing protein 1, with protein sequence MSEPDSSSVFSGSMENGTFLELFPTSLSTSVDPSSGHLSNVYIYVSIFLSLLAFLLLLLIIALQRLKNIISSSSSYPEYPSDAGSSFTNLEVCSISSQRSTFSNLSS